The window aacacacacacagacagctaaTACACCCACTGATGAAGGAAagattatacacacacataacgaGGATTTATCAGGCAATAACCCCTTAACCTCAATATCCAATATGATCATATAAACCTGATTAACCGCGGTGTGTTTATACTGACAGCAGAGAGTCTGCGTGTCCTCAgatttgcttctttttaaatctgattcAGAAATCTGGAGTGTGGTAGGTCTATGTGCTTCATATTTGTTTCCctgattgtttgtgtgtgtgtgtgtgtgtgtgtgtgtgtgtgtgtgtgtgtgtgtgtgtgcgcgcgctgaCCTGTTTGACCTGCAGCCCGTGGCTCCAGATCCTCTCCAGCAGGTCACACAGGCTGGCGATCAGAGTGTTCTCCTCCAGCCCCGTGATGTTGGCCTCACCGTGGCCCAGCTCCACCGCCTCCCGGCCCATCTTCTCCACCAGCATACGCTtggtctgaacacacacacgcacgcacacaaatgcacaaacacacactcttagAACAAGCAAAATATATGGATCACTATATGGAGTCTAGATTCTCCCTTCCATCCAGGAAGGGAGAATCTAGACTCTAATATtcacttaatatttatttttcctccttcatcttcctctgttttctgtaaacaataatattgataaaaattgtagaaagttgattttttttcattaattagaACATAGGTAAGCCTTTAAATatggaaatcattttttaaagccatatcgccctgCCCGAGCTGTGACTCATATCACTCCTGCTACACCCGTGACGGTCCCTGGCCTCAGTGGGGGGCGCTATAATAGataatgaacattttttgtacGTCAGGTGGAAATTCTTCATCACATGTTCCCAAAACTTGGAGAAAAGACATTTCTGACATGTAATGTTGATGAACATGATATAGTAAATGACCTTTGTCTCTTCCTGCATGCAGTATTCATGAAAGGTGATCACCCTCAGAGATTTGGTTTGTGAAGaccacagagtgtgtgtgtgtgtgtctgtgtgtgtgtgtgtggctctgtgTTTCACCTTCATGCGACACTCCTTCAGCAGCCCCTCCACAAACTTCCAGTTGGTCTGGGCGATGACGGCGGGAGACAGATCGGACAGTTTGGGCTGTCGCAGGTTCTTCCCCAGGCTGCGGGCCTCCTGCATGTATTTCTGGAGAGCAAACAGTCAGTGAGTGCTGGAGAACATGCACTTTGATCAGGCCTCAACAACAGAGTCAGTAAGAGAAAGGCTTtagctgctgcagaaacactaCAAGGGGGAGACATTTAGCTTCAGTGAACATACAGCACACTGCAGGTTAACACTACGCGTCTAAAAACGCTCGCTTCAATCTGACGCACAAAGCTTCACATGCTTTCAATcagctgttgctgttttttaaaaatagacaaGCTGTGAACATTCAACAATTCAAGGGATGTGAGTTAGGAGGAGAGGGCATGACACGGGAGCGGAGTGAAAACCAGGACGTCCTTTAAgaaggggtgtgtgtgtttggggtgtGTTGGGAGGTGAGCTGGGTTCCAACTGAAACCATAACTGAAGTGCCAcagatattttacagtgtttcagAGCTCAGAGCGCCtccttgaaattaaaaatttcCATCTGCAACTGCTTCTGGTTTAGTTTGGTTTTCAGCTCAGAAAACGTCCAGGAACCAGGTCACATCAGAGTTTATAACACCGAACCTTTAGGCTGAAATCACGATTTCAGTCATTTCAGTGGTATTGCTTCTATCAGTACATTTAATGCTTTT is drawn from Plectropomus leopardus isolate mb unplaced genomic scaffold, YSFRI_Pleo_2.0 unplaced_scaffold3886, whole genome shotgun sequence and contains these coding sequences:
- the LOC121938965 gene encoding DENN domain-containing protein 5B-like → MQEARSLGKNLRQPKLSDLSPAVIAQTNWKFVEGLLKECRMKTKRMLVEKMGREAVELGHGEANITGLEENTLIASLCDLLERIWSHGLQVKQVSARTHTHTHTHTHTHTHTHKQSGKQI